In Aspergillus nidulans FGSC A4 chromosome IV, a single window of DNA contains:
- a CDS encoding uncharacterized protein (transcript_id=CADANIAT00000472), with translation MFTSALTCGPDSWLRIRPYLDLGGIGARLADLTNVIGLESEVNITSMSQNSESCGSLAPPVEISRPVTPVQRANLSASPDMSVPAESRSPHTDNLKFISPPSLPSSDMTPPPSTQIPGAPLRRSRSRSRSSSYLAPSPDIQETLCAAYGASENLPTNDEIETADEGKLRTIAKELLAVAREARVSALHFKLQYGLLSFRSNVAIKRAEVEHKLARREAEILQSAEYRSRHSLPDTEPTPSPSNVELELAVKRNQELERTNATLDRRLRRAKKLIEQEQDRADRLTEENKLLKQRIRENREHFSRMIEHGPMSPAAPPQGVLDSSDNNHPFAALLAADRVLNRESSNFTPNRHKSHRQHSNGHVRGSHSLSSLPITPSEGGRKGRHYVTPGEESSEENRDRDSTISASDVEEAETEVDIPSSHASSLATSMLRRNHPAMQQDMRDAVKSAPKSSTLLQTKLFGQVRKPGVERPTNNLKREASFDGASSKKPRAEDHVGLGIH, from the exons ATGTTTACCTCAGCTCTCACTTGTGGTCCTGACTCCTGGCTCCGCATCCGGCCTTATCTGGATTTGGGTGGCATTGGCGCGCGGCTGGCCGACCTGACAAATGTGATTG GACTTGAGTCCGAGGTG AACATCACTTCCATGTCGCAAAACTCCGAAAGTTGCGGGAGTCTTGCCCCGCCTGTGGAAATCTCGCGCCCGGTGACCCCAGTTCAACGTGCAAACCTTTCTGCATCTCCCGACATGAGTGTACCAGCTGAGAGCCGGTCTCCGCACACGGACAATCTGAAGTTTATTTCCCCACCATCCTTGCCTTCATCAGACATGACGCCACCTCCCTCAACTCAGATCCCTGGAGCCCCGCTTCGACGATCGCGATCGCGATCTCGATCCAGCTCGTACCTGGCACCGTCGCCAGACATCCAGGAGACACTGTGTGCGGCCTACGGAGCGTCCGAGAATCTCCCAACAAACGACGAAATTGAGACCGCCGACGAAGGGAAGCTCCGCACTATTGCCAAGGAGCTTCTTGCAGTAGCACGGGAGGCTCGCGTATCCGCACTTCACTTCAAGCTGCAATATGGGCTCTTATCGTTTAGGAGCAACGTGGCTATCAAGCGCGCCGAGGTCGAGCATAAGCTTGCTAGGAGAGAGGCGGAAATCCTGCAAAGTGCGGAATACCGTAGCCGCCATTCACTTCCAGACACAGAACCAACGCCATCGCCTTCCAATGTCGAGCTGGAACTTGCCGTTAAGCGTAATCAAGAACTTGAGAGAACCAACGCTACCCTTGATAGACGACTGCGACGAGCCAAGAAGCTCAttgagcaagaacaagaccgAGCAGATCGGCTAACTGAAGAGAACAAGCTACTCAAGCAGCGAATCCGAGAGAACCGGGAACATTTCTCACGAATGATTGAGCACGGTCCTATGTCGCCAGCGGCTCCGCCGCAAGGAGTTTTGGATAGCAGTGACAATAACCATCCATTTGCTGCCCTTCTTGCCGCGGACCGTGTCCTGAACAGAGAATCCAGTAACTTTACGCCAAACCGACATAAGTCCCATAGGCAACATTCGAATGGACACGTGCGAGGTAGTCATTCTCTGTCTTCACTCCCCATTACACCATCAGAAGGAGGACGCAAAGGTCGTCATTATGTTACTCCTGGGGAAGAGTCTAGCGAAGAGAATCGTGATAGGGATAGCACAATCTCCGCTTccgatgtcgaggaggccGAAACGGAGGTGGATATACCTTCATCTCATGCTTCATCTCTTGCCACTAGCATGCTCCGTCGCAATCACCCGGCTATGCAGCAAGATATGCGTGATGCAGTCAAATCAGCACCAAAATCTAGCACACTCCTGCAGACGAAGTTGTTCGGTCAAGTGAGGAAACCCGGCGTTGAGCGGCCCACGAACAACCTCAAACGCGAAGCGAGTTTTGATGGTGCGAGCTCAAAGAAACCGAGAGCGGAGGACCATGTGGGTCTCGGTATTCACTAG
- a CDS encoding 60S ribosomal protein eL13 (transcript_id=CADANIAT00000473), producing the protein MAIKHNNQIQKHHFHKDWQRRVRVHFEQAGRKHSRREARLAKAAAVAPRPVDKLRPIVRCPTVKYNRRVRAGRGFTLAELKEAGIPKKLARTIGIAVDHRRTNYSKESLVANVARLKDYKARLIIFPRKSGQFKKTDSTAEEVNAAKAAFAAEGQTQGYATNVGAILPIKNTTAEEAVTEVKRDDLPKGEEAAYRRLREARSEARYKGIREKRAKAKAEEESAAKK; encoded by the exons ATG GCGATCAAGCACAACAACCAGATTCAGAAGCACC ACTTCCACAAGGACTGGCAGCGTCGTGTCCGCGTGCACTTCGAGCAG GCCGGTCGCAAGCACAGCCGTCGTGAGGCCCGTCTCGCGAAGGCCGCCGCTGTTGCCCCTCGCCCCGTCGACAAGCTGCGTCCCATTGTGCGGTGCCCTACCGTCAAGTACAACCGCCGTGTCCGTGCCGGTCGTGGTTTCACCCTTGCCGAGCTGAAG GAGGCCGGTATCCCCAAGAAGCTCGCTCGCACAATTGGTATCGCCGTTGACCACCGCCGCACCAACTACTCCAAGGAGTCCCTTGTTGCCAATGTCGCCCGCCTCAAGGACTACAAGGCTCGCCTGATCATCTTCCCCCGCAAGAGCGGTCAGTTCAAGAAGACCGACTCTACCGCCGAGGAGGTCAACGCCGCTAAGGCTGCCTTCGCCGCTGAGGGCCAGACCCAGGGCTACGCCACCAACGTTGGCGCCATCCTGCCCATCAAGAACACCACCGCCGAGGAGGCCGTCACTGAGGTCAAGCGCGACGACCTGCCCAAGGGTGAGGAGGCTGCATACCGCCGGCTGCGGGAAGCCCGCAGCGAGGCCCGCTACAAGGGTATCCGGGAGAAGCGTGCCAAGGCtaaggctgaggaggagtCTGCCGCTAAGAAATAA
- a CDS encoding uncharacterized protein (transcript_id=CADANIAT00000474) has product MEPLPPRIASQRRSPPRSSFQAPTKASIARSNPELLERALSRSPTRTSTRSSQDDKQKEAETRAFGLRDRKALRPSIALTASPSNSLNRGRQSQSPFALASQRSSGLGAFAAPPRRVSKRISASDFLFQSPSTSRETRVEESLVNTPEDQLAVELGSATGMDLNEDTVLHNGFDEPDLPPTPTQLGLEPPPGRPRGLLSDSPGMQHAKWGKRRASEDLDSSPSKLRTVNYSNEPEDLTITTNLAPFPESIVKKRKLKRELSAQLESLKQDLAQLEGLCDKLDKKEGDIEPFLNDLCQSAQTDQYLTALAPLKITASLNAITKSDLGMFVERHQITLSAPRPFPPNVYKIDVSYETNPETQSVVSLAASVDGTTLNYLQQWINGRLQDPLRRLDISGLCWGINRYWEALVSRAQIWAQIWDQHPALIPSRNKSPSVKVNSDIDIRRILPHLERTSILFKSKQRTLEALLSCELTIDPWTGEPELTPTICVSISGNGSSSDRKVEQESKKLFEAVLNESKKQQLGTAGGSEAEAVVKATKCVLDVLFGQSGGHQL; this is encoded by the exons ATGGAACCCCTTCCTCCAAGAATTGCATCGCAACGGCGTTCTCCTCCACGATCATCCTTCCAAGCACCCACGAAAGCGAGCATCGCGCGGTCAAATCCCGAGCTCCTAGAACGCGCCTTGAGTAGATCCCCAACAAGAACATCCACACGCAGTAGCCAGGATGACAAACAGAAGGAAGCCGAAACGAGGGCTTTTGGCTTGAGGGACAGAAAAGCCCTCAGGCCCTCGATTGCGCTGACGGCTAGCCCCTCAAACAGCCTCAACAGGGGCCGTCAGTCACAGTCACCTTTTGCCTTGGCTAGCCAACGATCGAGTGGACTGGGTGCGTTCGCCGCACCTCCAAGGCGCGTTAGCAAAAGAATTAGCGCCTCAGATTTTTTATTCCAATCCCCTTCGACTTCGCGAGAAACAAGAGTGGAAGAGAGCTTGGTTAACACTCCGGAAGACCAGCTGGCGGTTGAGCTAGGCAGCGCAACTGGCATGGACCTGAATGAAGACACTGTCCTGCACAACGGCTTCGATGAACCCGATTTACCCCCAACACCGACTCAGTTAGGCTTGGAGCCGCCCCCTGGACGTCCGAGAGGGTTATTGAGCGACAGCCCCGGTATGCAGCATGCAAAGTGGGGGAAACGACGTGCGTCGGAGGATCTAGACAGTAGCCCTTCGAAACTCAGGACGGTAAACTACAGCAATGAGCCAGAGGATCTGACTATCACCACAAACCTTGCGCCTTTTCCTGAGTCTATtgtcaagaagagaaagcttAAGCGAGAACTTTCGGCTCAATTAGAGTCCCTCAAACAAGACCTTGCCCAACTCGAGGGATTATGCGACAAACTTGATAAAAAAGAGGGGGATATTGAACCCTTTCTTAACGATTTATG CCAGAGTGCGCAGACAGACCAGTACCTAactgctcttgctccttTGAAAATAACCGCATCTTTAAACGCCATTACAAAGTCAGATCTAGGCATGTTTGTCGAAAGGCATCAGATCACGCTTTCCGCACCGCGACCCTTTCCACCTAATGTCTACAAGATTGACGTTTCCTACGAGACCAACCCGGAAACGCAGTCCGTAGTATCTCTTGCAGCATCTGTGGATGGGACGACCCTTAATTATCTGCAACAATGGATTAACGGGCGGCTACAGGACCCGCTCAGACGATTAGATATTTCCGGACTATGCTGGGGCATCAACCGCTACTGGGAAGCTCTAGTGTCGCGGGCTCAAATCTGGGCTCAAATCTGGGATCAGCATCCGGCTCTGATTCCGAGTCGAAACAAATCACCTTCTGTAAAGGTCAATTCAGATATTGATATACGGCGAATATTGCCACACCTCGAACGTACATCCATTCTGTTTAAGTCAAAGCAGAGAACCCTTGAAGCCCTCTTGTCGTGCGAACTCACCATCGACCCTTGGACTGGGGAGCCGGAGCTAACGCCCACCATATGCGTTTCGATATCTGGAAACGGCAGCAGCTCAGATAGGAAGGTGGAGCAAGAGTCAAAGAAGCTTTTTGAAGCGGTTTTGAATGAAAGCAAGAAGCAACAGCTAGGAACTGCGGGCGGTTccgaggctgaggctgtcgTCAAAGCTACGAAGTGTGTACTAGACGTTTTGTTTGGGCAGAGTGGTGGTCATCAGCTTTAA
- a CDS encoding oxidoreductase-like domain-containing protein (transcript_id=CADANIAT00000475) has protein sequence MEDHALFTIRHLLLRSFRASPFPSIRTSLAQNSRHRRISSPKRLLHHHAKHTNHLGDGQAYPLSGYYSDILSARHSHRGQATTSPSAPQQKPETPRAQTNQLPQSPEERMAIVFGTRLAGPGRSSRYNRGSNSAWKTVNGVPIPPRPEEPDNCCMSGCVHCVWDDYRDEMEEWAALLAQAKAKGGTSKSPKVVPTAIPKTPVDVAASTSMDDDGGGSETNWSLPGSGDDLFADIPVGIREFMKTEKRLKQLHRNADDA, from the coding sequence ATGGAGGACCATGCACTGTTCACAATCCGACATTTGCTGCTTAGATCATTTCGAGCTTCTCCATTTCCAAGCATTAGAACCTCGCTTGCGCAGAACAGCCGCCACCGTCGCATCTCATCTCCCAAGCGCCTCTTACACCACCATGCGAAACATACAAATCACCTAGGCGATGGACAAGCCTATCCACTCTCCGGATACTATTCCGATATCCTTTCCGCACGTCATTCACACCGCGGCCAAGCCACAACATCTCCCTCAGCACCGCAACAGAAACCTGAAACGCCGCGTGCCCAAACGAACCAACTGCCGCAATCGCCCGAGGAACGGATGGCAATTGTCTTTGGAACTCGGTTAGCTGGGCCTGGCCGATCCTCACGCTATAATCGGGGGTCGAATTCTGCCTGGAAGACTGTCAATGGCGTGCCCATACCGCCGAGACCCGAAGAACCAGATAACTGCTGTATGAGCGGCTGTGTACACTGTGTGTGGGATGATTACCGagatgaaatggaagaaTGGGCTGCATTACTAGCACAGGCAAAGGCCAAGGGCGGCACATCAAAGTCGCCCAAGGTAGTCCCGACCGCCATACCAAAGACACCGGTTGATGTGGCGGCTAGTACGAGCATGGATGACGATGGGGGCGGCAGTGAGACGAACTGGTCGTTGCCAGGGTCTGGTGATGATCTTTTTGCAGATATTCCTGTTGGTATACGAGAGTTCATGAAGACAGAAAAGAGGTTGAAACAACTTCATCGCAATGCGGACGATGCTTGA
- a CDS encoding succinate--CoA ligase (GDP-forming) subunit beta (transcript_id=CADANIAT00000476) has protein sequence MFTVLRSRPVAALRAATGSSSRIAQQQRNLSIHEYLSANLLKSYGVGVPKGEVARSAEEAEKVAKSLGNDDMVIKAQVLAGGRGKGHFDNGLKGGVRVIYSPTEAKMFAGQMIGHKLITKQTGAGGRLCNAVFIVERKFARREFYLAVLMDRKTQGPVIVASSQGGMDIEAVAKENPDAIITTPIDINVGVTDAIATKIANELGFSEQCVDDAKKTIQNLYKAFMETDATQIEINPLSETSDHQVLAMDAKLGFDDNAEFRQKEIFSWRDTTQEDADEVKAAEHGLNFIKLDGDIGCLVNGAGLAMATMDIIKLNGGSPANFLDVGGGATPAAIKSAFELITSDPKVSAIFVNIFGGIVRCDAIAQGLINVVQEMGLRTPIVARLQGTNMEQAHKLINESGLKIFSIEDLQSAAEKSVQFSKVVKMAREIDVGVEFTLGI, from the exons ATGTTCACAGTTCTCCGCAGCCGGCCAGTTGCGGCGCTCAGAGCTGCCACG GGCTCATCTTCGCGCATTGCTCAGCAGCAAAGAAACCTCTCCATCCATGAATACCTTTCCGCCAACCTGCTGAAATCA TATGGTGTGGGTGTGCCCAAGGGTGAAGTCGCTCGGTCGgcagaggaggctgagaaggtcGCCAAGTCACTCG GTAACGATGACATGGTTATCAAGGCTCAGGTCCTTGCCGGTGGTCGTGGCAAGGGTCACTTTGATAACGGCCTCAAGGGAGGTGTGCGCGTGATCTACTC TCCCACCGAGGCCAAGATGTTTGCTGGTCAAATGATTGGACACAAGCTCATCACCAAGCAGACTGGCGCCGGCGGTCGTCTTTGCAACGCCGTTTTCATTGTCGAGCGCAAGTTCGCTCGTCGCGAATTCTACCTTGCTGTCCTCATGGACCGCAAGACTCAAGGTCCTGTCATCGTTGCTTCGTCGCAGGGTGGTATGGACATCGAGGCTGTCGCCAAGGAAAACCCCGATGCCATTATCACGACTCCTATTGATATCAATGTCGGCGTGACGGATGCCATCGCCACCAAGATTGCCAATGAGCTCGGTTTCTCCGAGCAATGCGTTGATGACGCCAAGAAGACCATTCAGAACCTTTACAAGGCCTTTATGGAGACCGATGCTACTCAGATTGAAATCAACCCTCTGTCTGAGACTTCAGACCACCAGGTTTTGGCCATGGACGCCAAGTTGGGCTTCGACGACAACGCCGAATTCCGTCAGAAGGAAATTTTCTCATGGAGGGACACCACGCAGGAGGACGCTGACGAGGTCAAGGCCGCTGA GCACGGCCTGAACTTTATTAAACTTGATGGTGACATTGGTTGCTTGG TCAACGGTGCTGGTCTCGCCATGGCCACCATGGATATCATCAAGCTTAACGGTGGCAGCCCTGCCAACTTCCTTGATGTCGGAGGCGGTGCCACCCCTGCTGCCATTAAGTCGGCGTTCGAGCTCATCACAAGCGACCCCAAGGTTTCGGCTATCTTTGTCAACATCTTCGGTGGTATCGTCCGCTGCGACGCCATCGCGCAGGGCTTGATCAACGTTGTTCAGGAGATGGGCCTGCGCACTCCTATCGTAGCCCGGTTACAGGGAACCAACATGGAGCAGGCTCACAAGCTG ATCAATGAATCCGGCCTCAAGATCTTCTCTATTGAGGACCTCCAGAGCGCTGCGGAGAAGTCCGTTCAGTTCTCCAAGGTTGTCAAGATGGCCCGCGAAATCGACGTGGGCGTTGAATTTACTCTCGGTATCTAA
- a CDS encoding F-box domain protein (transcript_id=CADANIAT00000477), whose product MDSNIQDIISRFKQLNTASARRTVYQQIIDQLNPHEWRDVQKRVNQRTFQKDILGSLPIEIAVQIVQYLDINDVHLLQRVSRRWHEVLSSEPVCSILFRQYTGGSLDSDFKSTFARYSRQRSRLEQGRPVAHVQLDIPFSQDLDYCDGRYAWSADGGTTIVVFEMCSRKTQRFCTENRERFEKFCLSEDLVAAITVRGYCHAWDIRTEYTRSIRLPNTNLSHFVIDSFRVAVYYENFRLDGQEGGVVMHFDLRPGSPRTHRIQPVEELALLSLDKSSNFLTTICLKHYSNRDPSYIPNKPRLRVLKYELHENGEASIARSYTLNLPSSSNRTYLARDLPQYYKNMGFLYVSSSSALSFVLPITYHPQTEQVCIHALLDLRVADSLSMANVDNGILYWVRDDDGKQSIWISNPYAVTPLCASRGLEFDLPRAPPDETPLMGHHRRLLTGDSRFVSMTDISGTQVWFFEDANQLGYVETNP is encoded by the exons ATGGATTCGAATATCCAGGATATTATCTCTCGCTTCAAACAGCTGAACACGGCCTCGGCTCGACGTACCGTTTACCAACAGATCATAGACCAGCTAAACCCTCATGAATGGAGAGACGTGCAGAAGCGTGTCAACCAGCGAACCTTTCAGAAGGATATCCTCGGTTCACTACCTATAGAAATCGCAGTGCAGATCGTTCAATACCTCGATATAAACGATGTACACCTTCTCCAAAGGGTCTCGCGAAGATGGCATGAGGTACTGTCTTCAGAACCAGTCTGCAGCATCTTGTTCCGCCAGTATACCGGGGGTTCCCTCGATAGCGACTTCAAATCTACCTTCGCCCGCTATTCGAGGCAGCGGTCCCGTCTAGAGCAGGGACGTCCAGTTGCACATGTACAATTGGACATACCCTTTAGTCAAGACCTCGACTATTGTGACGGCAGATATGCCTGGTCTGCTGATGGTGGTACCACAATCGTTGTCTTTGAAATGTGCTCCCGCAAGACACAGCGCTTCTGCACGGAGAATCGCGAGCGGTTTGAGAAATTCTGCTTATCTGAAGATCTAGTGGCTGCAATCACCGTTCGCGG GTATTGCCACGCTTGGGACATCCGTACGGAATATACGCGCTCCATCCGTCTTCCCAACACAAATTTATCTCACTTTGTCATCGACAGCTTCAGAGTTGCTGTATATTATGAGAACTTTCGCTTAGATGGCCAGGAAGGTGGGGTTGTCATGCACTTTGACCTTCGGCCAGGAAGCCCAAGAACCCATCGGATTCAACCAGTTGAAGAGCTAGCACTCTTGAGCTTGGATAAATCCTCAAATTTTCTGACCACTATCTGTCTCAAACACTATAGCAACCGGGATCCAAGCTATATACCCAATAAGCCTCGCCTCCGCGTTCTGAAATATGAGCTTCATGAAAATGGGGAAGCCTCAATCGCACGCTCCTATACTTTGAATCTGCCCTCCTCCAGCAATAGGACATACTTGGCGAGGGACTTACCACAGTACTACAAAAACATGGGGTTCCTCTATgtctcgtcctcatctgcTCTTTCGTTCGTTCTACCAATTACTTATCACCCACAAACAGAACAAGTTTGTATACACGCATTGCTCGATCTTCGGGTGGCTGACTCTTTGTCTATGGCCAACGTTGATAATGGCATTCTCTACTGGGTcagagatgatgatggcaagcAAAGTATCTGGATCTCTAATCCCTACGCTGTGACTCCTCTCTGTGCTTCTCGGGGCTTGGAGTTTGACCTTCCGAGAGCTCCGCCAGACGAGACTCCTCTCATGGGTCATCACCGTCGTTTACTGACAGGAGATTCTCGATTTGTGTCCATGACCGACATATCGGGAACCCAAGTGTGGTTTTTTGAGGACGCGAACCAGTTGGGATACGTAGAAACCAACCCCTAG